In Rhodopirellula sp. P2, the DNA window CGGTTCCCCTCGCAAATCGGTTGAACCAGCGTGGCATTGCCCGCAAATGTCGAGTTGACGCTCCCGATCAAGCTTGGCAGGACGAACGATCTGATGGGGCTGGGACGAGTCGGGGTTTGCCTGGTGATAATCGACGTGTTCACCTCCGGGCCCGTGGCAACGCTCACAGGTGACGCCCCAAATCAGGGTGTGAGGGTTGAATCGGTTCCCACCACCATCAGGACGCCACTCAGAGTCCTTCAGTGCATGAACTGCCCGATCATCTCCAATCGGTTCGAAGTACGTTGCGTGGCAATCCAGACACCTTGTCGGGATCGGTCGGGCGTAGGCCGCGTCCCCGTCCACATACCCGGGGCTGTTGATCCAGCGATCTGTCTCGGACAAATGAGTGACATTGTGCTGATACAATCGATCGAGATTCCAATACGCGAACGACCGAGCCATTTTGCCGGACCCGAAGCTCACTTGCATCGGTACATCGATGTACCAGTCGTAGAACCGAACCCGCTGGTAATACTGGTCTTCCAGGTGGAGCATTTCGATGAACAGGTGCTCGTCGCTGGTGGTCATTCGGTTTTCGGGCGCGGCATATTGCCCTGGCATCTTGATCGCTGCCACCGGTTCGCTCGTGTGGGCGTGAGCGGTCTGGCTGAATGAATCGTAGATGTCGCGATGACAATCTTGACAGGCGTCTGGACCGAGATAGCCTAGTTCGTTGCCTCGATCGGTTTCACTCGTTGCAGGTTCGAGTTTCTCTGGCATCTTGCCAGGTGGAAAAGGGATCTCGATCCCGCCACCGTCTTGGCGTTTACCGATGAACCAATAGTCGCCGTCTCCGACGTACGAGACCAGCAAATCGTCCGGCGGCGGAGTCCCTTCGCCACCGAGGGTCTGCTGATTCCATTGCTGAACGGCTGCGTTTTGTTTCTGACTCAGTTCCGAGGTTTGAGTCTCGACCTTTTGACGTTGCAAACTCTGATAGCTGTCTGCGAGCTCGTCTTCGGGGAGCAGCTTGTACGAAACCAAGCCGACCAAACCGAGGGCCGAAAGAAGAGCGAGTTTGCGACCGCTGATCATGCCGATGCCCGCTTTTTCGTACGCTTGGGTTGGCCACGCTTCATATGGTTCAGTGCGTCCATTTCAGTCGCTTGACCGTTGTCACCGCAACGCTGCATCCATTGATCCAGTTCCTGTCGCAAGGACCGCTTCGTCTCCTGATGTTTCGGATCATCGGCGAGGTTGTGCATTTCAAGTGGATCCTTTGCTAGGTCATACAACTCGATCTCAGGGCGATGCTTGTAGCGATCGACCAGTTCCTTCGCTTGGCTGTTTCCAGCTTCAGCCTCGCGTACCCAACTGACAAATTCTTTCGAACTCGTGCAGGCATTTTGAAACGCCACTTCAGGAGTGAAGTTCCAAATGTACTTGTAGCGATCCGATCGGACGCTTCGAATTCCATAGTGATCCGAACCATTGTTGATGCCGCGTGTTGTCATTTCGCCAAACACCAACTCCTTGTGAGTTTGTTTGCCCGCCAATGCAGGCAGCAAACTTTTGCCGTCGAGTTTGGCAGCCACATCCGAATTGAGATCACCGCCGGCGACTTCGATCCAGGTTGGTAAGAAGTCGATGTATTCGATCATCGCGTTGTTGGTCGATCCGGCTTGGACATGCCCTGGCCAACGGACGATGCACGCGGATTGCAAACCGCTGTCGTAGCACGTCCACTTGGCGAAGGGCATCGAGTTGCCTTGTTCGCTGACCACGATCAACAAGGTGTTGTCTGCCACCTGGTATTCGTCGAGCAAATCGATTGCTTGTCCCACCTGTGAATCGAAGTAGGTGATCTCGGCCAGGTAGCGTGACATTCCCTCGCGTGTTTCGGGCGTGTCCAGGATGTAAGGAGGCAGCTCGAGGGTCGCCGGGTCGTACCGTGAGGCGTCGCCTTTATTCCAAGGTGTGTGAGGTTCGTTGGAACACAGAAACAAACAGAACGGTTGTTCGGTTTCTGAGCAGCCTTTGACGAACTCTTCGACCGCCTCAAAGTCAGGGTTGGAGTTGCCTGGCAACTGTTCCCAGTCGAAAACCGATCGCGGAGCGATGTGTTTTTTTCCGCTCTGTGCGACCTGGTAACCCAATGGTTGCAGGAACTGAACCACGCTCGCGGTCCCATCCGGAACAAACGTGTGGTTCGGATAGGCACCGGATTTCACGGGGTACTGGCCACAGTAGATGCTGTGCCGGGTGGGCGAACACATCGCGACGGATTGGAAGCAACGCGTGAACCGCATGCCTTCCTCCGCCAAGGCATCGATCCGAGGCGTGTGGGCTTGGCCACCGTAGCAACCGATGTCACGAAAGGTGCAATCATCGGCGATGACGAAGACCAAGTTTGGCTGTTCATTCGCTGTCGCGGCTTTTCCCATCAAGAAAAGCGAGACAACAAAGACTGATAGCGAGAATAACAACCGAATCATGAGTTCACCTTCTTTCGCCAAACAGGGCGAGCATTCGCTGTGATTTCTTCGTTCAGTTTTTCCATGCGAGCATGCATTTTTTGCACGCGTTCGGGTTGTTGTTCAGCAAGATTATTCTTCTCACCGATGTCCTGTGACAAATCAAACAGAAAGACCTTTGGTTCGGGTTTGGGTCCCTTCGCTTTCGGACCTCGACGCGCTACCTGTCGCAGATATTTCCAATCGCCCATCCGAATGCCTTCGAGCACACCATGTGCGGAA includes these proteins:
- a CDS encoding multiheme c-type cytochrome, whose product is MISGRKLALLSALGLVGLVSYKLLPEDELADSYQSLQRQKVETQTSELSQKQNAAVQQWNQQTLGGEGTPPPDDLLVSYVGDGDYWFIGKRQDGGGIEIPFPPGKMPEKLEPATSETDRGNELGYLGPDACQDCHRDIYDSFSQTAHAHTSEPVAAIKMPGQYAAPENRMTTSDEHLFIEMLHLEDQYYQRVRFYDWYIDVPMQVSFGSGKMARSFAYWNLDRLYQHNVTHLSETDRWINSPGYVDGDAAYARPIPTRCLDCHATYFEPIGDDRAVHALKDSEWRPDGGGNRFNPHTLIWGVTCERCHGPGGEHVDYHQANPDSSQPHQIVRPAKLDRERQLDICGQCHAGSTDLRGEPFEFRPGDELSPHYIDAPAGIDQANSVHTSNQLARLEMSECFLQSEMTCADCHNPHEVVSEPARYYSDRCLSCHAEQSCHFDPPAGIKLSDDCVACHLPSRPTGDLRLQSVQGDIFPVLKDHFIRVDQLATEEFLQQRPKKSTASP
- a CDS encoding sulfatase family protein, with the translated sequence MIRLLFSLSVFVVSLFLMGKAATANEQPNLVFVIADDCTFRDIGCYGGQAHTPRIDALAEEGMRFTRCFQSVAMCSPTRHSIYCGQYPVKSGAYPNHTFVPDGTASVVQFLQPLGYQVAQSGKKHIAPRSVFDWEQLPGNSNPDFEAVEEFVKGCSETEQPFCLFLCSNEPHTPWNKGDASRYDPATLELPPYILDTPETREGMSRYLAEITYFDSQVGQAIDLLDEYQVADNTLLIVVSEQGNSMPFAKWTCYDSGLQSACIVRWPGHVQAGSTNNAMIEYIDFLPTWIEVAGGDLNSDVAAKLDGKSLLPALAGKQTHKELVFGEMTTRGINNGSDHYGIRSVRSDRYKYIWNFTPEVAFQNACTSSKEFVSWVREAEAGNSQAKELVDRYKHRPEIELYDLAKDPLEMHNLADDPKHQETKRSLRQELDQWMQRCGDNGQATEMDALNHMKRGQPKRTKKRASA